From Camelina sativa cultivar DH55 chromosome 20, Cs, whole genome shotgun sequence, the proteins below share one genomic window:
- the LOC104772750 gene encoding QWRF motif-containing protein 9-like, which translates to MSEMTAAVSASFNAAKQNKPPSFPSEASHRRPKSRDVASRYLNGASSFSSSSVFHKSSSPSSAAKRCQSPIVTRPVTPSVTINRPRSTPRRDSLDRRGSGSGSGGEVSSAQRMLLTSGRSLFASFQADSFSGIEFRSKLNSSPGRGTVEKKKKTIPTAIASRSCGAQQEKTKLNEQWPRSVQPSCLSRSVDFTDTRKKLNGSGNGVSRALQNSMVNNNNRPRITRDSLSVGLETESVSSGSSNGRGRMLPARGNVVQGRVPQLASNLSQHRLEPGSQVSKSNGLRKVSVDSHVLSPKGSQLFPKSEQIRPASPSKFGMTAASPRGTSIARGISPSRGVVPPRGISPSGRMSPLRVRSSLTKTTPLVLNFAVDAKEKIRDNGVADAHLLKLLHNRLLQWRFANARANAVISSQKMRAEVSKSFSY; encoded by the coding sequence ATGTCGGAGATGACAGCTGCAGTTTCGGCTTCGTTCAACGCCGCTAAACAGAACAAACCGCCGTCGTTTCCATCGGAAGCATCGCATCGCCGTCCTAAATCACGAGATGTAGCGTCGCGATACCTTAACGGCGCTTCCTCCTTTTCGTCGTCGTCGGTTTTCCACAAATCGTCGTCACCGTCCTCCGCGGCGAAGAGATGTCAATCGCCGATTGTTACTCGACCGGTGACTCCGTCTGTTACTATAAATCGGCCGAGATCAACACCACGTCGTGACTCGTTGGATCGACGAGGTAGTGGTAGTGGTAGTGGTGGAGAGGTTTCTTCAGCGCAGAGAATGTTGTTGACTTCTGGGAGAAGCTTGTTTGCGTCGTTTCAGGCGGATTCGTTCTCAGGGATTGAGTTTAGATCGAAGCTAAACTCATCGCCGGGGAGAGGAacagtagagaagaagaagaagacgattccGACGGCAATAGCATCTAGGAGTTGTGGAGCTCAGCAAGAGAAGACAAAGCTCAATGAGCAATGGCCTAGGTCAGTGCAACCGAGTTGTTTGAGTAGGAGTGTAGACTTCACTGATACTAGGAAGAAACTGAACGGATCTGGCAATGGTGTATCTAGAGCTCTTCAGAATTCCAtggtgaataataataatagaccGCGGATAACGAGAGATTCATTGAGTGTTGGATTAGAGACTGAGAGTGTTTCTTCTGGAAGCTCTAATGGAAGAGGGAGAATGTTACCAGCTCGTGGCAATGTGGTTCAGGGGAGAGTTCCGCAATTGGCTAGTAATCTGTCGCAGCATCGGTTAGAGCCTGGCTCACAGGTTTCTAAATCTAATGGACTGAGGAAGGTATCGGTTGATAGTCATGTTTTGTCTCCTAAAGGAAGCCAATTGTTTCCAAAGAGTGAGCAGATTCGACCTGCTTCACCTAGCAAGTTTGGTATGACTGCAGCTTCCCCGAGAGGAACCAGCATTGCTAGAGGAATAAGCCCTTCGAGAGGCGTGGTTCCTCCAAGAGGGATTAGTCCTTCAGGCAGGATGAGCCCACTAAGAGTGAGAAGCTCCCTAACTAAAACCACACCTTTGGTTCTGAATTTTGCTGTGGATGCTAAAGAGAAGATCAGAGATAATGGGGTTGCTGATGCTCACTTGTTAAAGCTTTTACACAATAGGTTGCTGCAGTGGCGATTTGCTAATGCACGAGCAAATGCTGTTATCTCTTCACAAAAGATGAGAGCGGAGGTTAGTAAATCCTTTTCGTACTGA